A portion of the Magnolia sinica isolate HGM2019 chromosome 17, MsV1, whole genome shotgun sequence genome contains these proteins:
- the LOC131230490 gene encoding MDIS1-interacting receptor like kinase 2-like: protein MASSRFRGSEVMILGLSQKIRRIQKSSGPTSLATAAPSSVLPEAEALLKWKASLSPAGSCRALHSWSLPAANASTITISPCKWIGISCNGLGSVTDISLPREGLQGKLDNLSFPSFPNLLHLNLSGNNLTGTIPARIGTLYKLTSLNLSANNLSGSMPLEIGNLVNLNELDLSINHLDGSIPSTLGNLTKLTILLLDQNQISGSIPPQIGNLQDLVQLSLYENNLNGSIPPALGNLSSLVVLHIYDNQISGSIPPKIGNLVNLKELSMYRNLLRGYIPCTLGNLTMLTILSLDENMISGPIPAELGNLENLVRLSLSNNSLTDPIPPALGKLTKLTFLCLYYCQLSGSLPREMTNMTNLSKLFLDGNNFSGSLPHLCHNRALQVFNAVNNHFTGEIPKSFRNCTGLTKVRLNGNRLAANVSEVFGVYPHLTFMDISDNMLFGELSPNWGECRNLTKLQFSRNRITGKIPPTIGQLKQLGVLGLSSNQLVGEIPKEFGRLTSLFSLTLNDNQLCGQVPREIGKLSNLEVLDLSMNHLSGLIPPQLGDCSKLQYLKLSNNFLNGSIPFQIGNLVYLQGLLDLSHNSLHGEISPQIAKLIRLEKLNLSHNMLLGSIPPSFQEMLSLQSIDFSYNGLQGPVPNSRNFQKAPTNAFIKNKDLCGEVKGLRLCNASLVSHGDARKGHKAVIFMIILFPILFLLFGITGISSIYYQRRRNIEKVVTERSSRNPFSIWNYDGIAVFEDIVEATEGFDDKYCIGIGGYGKVYKANLSIGKEVAVKKLHPFEGGDQSNQRSFRNEIEALTKIHHRNIVKLYGFCTHARCSFLVYEYLEGESSASILSSDEGARQLDWTPRMKVIKGVAHALSYMHHDSTPPIVHRDLSSKNVLLNSKFEASVSDFGTARLLMPDSSNWTMLAGTYGYIAPELAYTMRVTEKCDVYSFGVVALEVMMGRHPGELISFLSSPNKEDTLLKDTLDQRLSTPMAEVAQEVVFVVSMALACIRLDPNSRPTMHYVAQELSVGRPSFSPEPFHALTLRQLMD from the exons ATGGCGAGCAGTCGATTTCGTGGATCTGAAGTCATGATTCTAG GCTTGAGTCAGaaaataagacggatccaaaaatcaagtggaccaacaTCACTTGCAACAGCAGCACCATCATCGGTACTCCCAGAAGCTGAGGCTCTACTGAAATGGAAAGCCAGCCTCTCGCCAGCAGGAAGTTGCCGAGCTCTCCATTCATGGTCGCTTCCTGCTGCTAACGCTAGCACCATCACGATCTCTCCATGCAAATGGATTGGGATCTCATGCAATGGCCTTGGAAGTGTAACAGATATAAGCCTACCGCGAGAAGGCTTACAAGGTAAGCTTGATAACTTGAGTTTCCCATCATTTCCAAACCTCCTCCATCTCAATCTCAGCGGCAACAACCTCACTGGAACCATCCCAGCCCGTATTGGCACTCTTTACAAACTCACGTCCCTAAATCTGTCAGCAAATAATTTAAGTGGATCAATGCCTCTAGAAATAGGGAATCTTGTGAATCTGAATGAGCTAGACTTGTCCATTAACCATCTAGATGGAtccatcccttccactttaggaaacCTGACAAAGCTTACCATCTTGTTACTGGACCAAAATCAAATCTCTGGCTCCATTCCTCCACAAATCGGAAATCTACAAGATCTGGTTCAGTTGTCATTGTACGAAAACAATTTGAATGGTTCCATCCCTCCCGCTTTGGGTAATTTGAGCAGCCTTGTAGTTTTGCATATCTACGATAACCAAATTTCTGGTTCGATACCGCCAAAAATAGGGAATCTAGTTAATCTCAAGGAGCTTTCCATGTACCGTAACCTTCTAAGAGGTTATATCCCTTGTACTTTAGGGAACTTGACCATGCTCACGATTTTGTCTTTAGATGAAAATATGATTTCGGGCCCTATTCCTGCAGAATTAGGGAATCTCGAGAATTTAGTTAGGTTATCTTTGTCCAATAACAGTCTAACTGATCCGATCCCTCCTGCTTTAGGAAAGTTAACCAAACTTACATTTTTGTGCCTTTATTACTGTCAATTATCTGGTTCCTTGCCTAGAGAGatgacaaacatgacaaatcTTTCTAAACTCTTTTTGGATGGCAACAACTTCTCTGGCTCTTTACCTCATTTATGCCACAATCGAGCTCTTCAAGTCTTCAACGCAGTTAACAACCATTTCACTGGTGAGATCCCAAAAAGCTTCAGAAATTGCACCGGCTTAACAAAAGTGCGACTCAATGGGAACCGACTTGCTGCAAATGTATCGGAAGTCTTCGGTGTATACCCACATCTCACATTCATGGACATCAGCGACAACATGTTGTTTGGTGAACTATCACCCAACTGGGGAGAATGCCGAAACCTAACAAAGCTACAATTCTCCAGGAACAGGATCACTGGTAAAATTCCTCCGACAATTGGGCAGTTGAAGCAGCTAGGAGTGCTTGGTCTTTCTTCCAACCAACTAGTGGGAGAGATTCCAAAGGAGTTTGGGAGGCTGACTTCTTTATTCAGCTTGACTTTAAATGATAACCAGCTTTGTGGTCAGGTACCCCGAGAGATTGGAAAACTATCCAATTTGGAGGTTCTTGACTTGTCAATGAATCACCTAAGTGGTCTAATACCACCTCAATTAGGCGATTGTTCCAAACTCCAGTATCTCAAATTAAGTAATAATTTTTTGAACGGAAGCATTCCTTTTCAGATCGGTAACCTAGTATACTTACAGGGCTTACTAGATCTAAGCCATAACTCCCTCCATGGAGAGATATCACCACAAATCGCAAAATTGATTCGGCTGGAAAAGTTAAACCTCTCCCATAACATGTTGTTAGGCTCCATTCCACCTTCTTTTCAAGAAATGTTGAGCTTGcaatccattgatttttcatacaatggtTTGCAAGGTCCTGTTCCCAATAGCAGAAACTTTCAGAAGGCTCCAACAAATGCATTTATAAAAAACAAAGACTTATGTGGTGAAGTGAAAGGTTTGCGGCTATGCAATGCTTCTTTAGTAAGTCATGGTGATGCCAGGAAAGGCCACAAAGCTGTGATATTCATGATTATTCTCTTCCCAATATTGTTTCTTTTATTTGGAATAACTGGCATTTCTTCCATTTATtaccaaagaagaagaaatatagagAAAGTAGTCACTGAAAGGAGCAGCAGAaatccattttcaatatggaactATGATGGGATTGCCGTGTTTGAAGACATCGTGGAGGCGACAGAGGGTTTTGACGACAAATATTGCATTGGAATTGGAGGGTATGGAAAAGTTTACAAAGCAAATCTATCAATAGGCAAAGAagtagctgtgaagaaacttCACCCATTCGAAGGTGGGGATCAATCTAATCAAAGAAGTTTTAGGAATGAGATAGAAGCATTAACAAAAATCCATCATCGCAACATTGTGAAGCTTTATGGCTTCTGTACCCATGCTCGATGCTCATTTCTAGTCTACGAGTACTTGGAAGGGGAAAGCTCGGCTAGCATTCTAAGCAGTGATGAAGGAGCTAGACAGTTGGATTGGACTCCAAGGATGAAGGTtattaaaggtgtggcccatgctTTGTCTTACATGCACCATGATTCCACCCCACCTATTGTCCATCGAGACCTGTCAAGCAAAAACGTTCTGTTGAATTCAAAATTCGAGGCTAGTGTCTCTGACTTCGGCACTGCACGATTGTTGATGCCTGATTCCTCCAATTGGACTATGCTCGCAGGCACTTACGGATACATTGCCCCAG AGCTTGCATACACAATGAGGGTGACTGAAAAATGCGACGTGTATAGCTTTGGTGTTGTGGCACTTGAAGTGATGATGGGAAGGCATCCTGGGGAGCTCATATCCTTTTTGTCATCACCAAATAAAGAAGATACACTGCTAAAGGATACATTGGACCAACGTCTCTCCACTCCCATGGCAGAGGTTGCACAAGAAGTCGTATTTGTAGTGTCCATGGCACTTGCATGCATTCGACTGGATCCAAACTCTCGACCAACCATGCACTACGTGGCTCAGGAGCTATCTGTTGGTCGGCCTTCTTTCTCTCCAGAGCCATTCCATGCTCTTACATTGCGTCAACTGATGGATTAG